One region of Carassius gibelio isolate Cgi1373 ecotype wild population from Czech Republic chromosome A1, carGib1.2-hapl.c, whole genome shotgun sequence genomic DNA includes:
- the LOC128020128 gene encoding protocadherin Fat 4-like isoform X4 — MALFSMSLYSIFILVFLHVHGVWSDTASSQINCATGSDLQIRSIQEGHAGEVEIITNIGPDDRLVLGDNLFPIGLEFLELIYSEGNPTATIQTKKPLDADALKEHGEKLYYSVNCLNTGMRNTRTLEVQDINDNPPIFQNKTLSAKVSETKSVGSDVLRVIAEDADVSPENNRITYSILPPAPDEFEVRQDGTIQLKQRLNYNNVQQYTFTVEAKDKGELSDTATVTIAVEDYDNLNPYFDHSLYKASFKENQVGQLSGVTPEAIKAQDGDTGINQPVVYSITEVVPNEYRSNFNIDESTGVISVTSGLDREEYEQTTVYIQATQQDDASKTANAVVSVTIEDENDNSPKFDQDQYTVPIPENSPQGQFVIQTIVTDLDLGGFSGTLQIIPDSVPFSINPDGTILVKSSADLDRETTESFSFQVEAQEKPPSTNKATAEVTIVLLDENDNSPRFTTSNYEGKVFSNQTVGMQVVKVEATDRDEGPNGEISYSIEFGNEKGHFEINENDGVITLVKEITLVDNKIFEFALYVTAKDGGTISRSTSAMVNVKAPGDSHPQFLRDTYQGQVEEDQADADIVKVDFLSLDPMVPVILTVESETDKFSINQDTGVLSTKVKLDFEEKSSYTVQVSISDGTNRDEASVLVEVLDINDNSPEFEIHPATVPIPEDHKVGDDVTSVTATDADSEFNSEVRYTLMGGVGRFSIDQESGVITLAAPLDRETQDEYRLVITAQDQGRPSRSTTTTLDISVTDINDNAPIFSKQHYETKVSEHAEVGSSVIDIMATDKDDGENAVVTFHIVKQEPSSTPLVFTIDEKSGSISLAGKLDYGEAKQYSLEVEGRDGGNPVLNGSTLVTVWVEDVNDKAPVFSKDQYDMSVYENSAGGTALESLEVSDEDEGGFSKGQFIMDSDTFTINSQGLISLRSDATLDRESTDKYNIEVVAVDQPVDGFSSTAQVTITVLDVNDNNPQFLPLPEPIEIQEGVYTPSAPGDVCLISATDSDIGDNGRVTMTLSSYSNIFSFKDDGTLLAIEELDRETQDVYDLVVVAVDHGSPQGTNITTVRVSITDVNDNAPVFSSDTYSKSVVVKDAKVGEVLLTLSATDKDAGSNAIISYSFSEASSMVALDAETGDITLTSDLSEVIEDTLLTLTATATDHGAPAKSDEAEVMIYFQISSISESVAFENSSYNFKIKENEPEATIVGKVKALTGSPVVTVSYNMKTHEDVFSVDEEGTIKALRPLDKEEEEWNILTIEAIDSRTPPNTAETTVSVQVENVNEAPVFDAEMYKAEIFSITPYKFPVVKVQASDPDVGESSDLVYSLLEPTSLVEVEANTGQIYVLDASSVGNGLFTLHVKATDKHELFTTTKLEFTVKESESDNIVVLSLNQPVFTVEKKIPEIEDSMKKALGLTVKVLTVRAQDGIEMRTILRESTAKTYISFIAMDSSGAVVEATEVKEKLQSNQNTLKAELEKVFGSDLEFKVEDGSGNNSEDSSQVAVIALGVLLAVSIVGLIIVTTVFLVRNKKMKYVDSDKESFNIGRTNIRSSIDSSFQFSSKKEEAKEVEFSNTRESERYSENNTDLKTGNSISAF; from the exons ATGGCCTTGTTTTCAATGTCtttatattctatatttattttagtttttctgcatGTTCATGGTGTATGGAGTGATACTG CTTCCTCGCAGATAAACTGTGCAACTGGAAGTGATCTCCAAATCAGGAGCATCCAAGAGGGACATGCAG GAGAAGTAGAGATTATCACTAATATCGGACCTGATGATCGTCTGGTGTTGGGGGATAATCTCTTTCCTATTGGTTTGGAATTTCTGGAGCTGATTTACTCTGAAGGAAACCCAACCGCTACTATACAGACCAAAAAACCCCTGGACGCTGATGCACTAAAGGAG CATGGAGAGAAATTATATTATTCAGTCAACTGCTTAAACACAGGG ATGAGAAACACCCGAACATTAGAGGTTCAGGACATCAATGACAACCCTCCGATCTTCCAGAACAAAACACTCAGTGCTAAAGTGTCAGAG ACGAAGAGTGTGGGTTCAGATGTGCTCCGGGTGATAGCTGAAGATGCAGATGTGTCTCCAGAAAACAACAGAATTACATATTCTATACTG CCTCCAGCACCAGATGAATTTGAAGTGAGACAGGACGGTACCATCCAGCTAAAACAACGTCTGAACTACAACAATGTTCAACAATACACCTTCACTGTGGAAGCTAAA GATAAAGGAGAACTCAGTGACACTGCAACAGTTACAATAGCGGTTGAAGATTATGACAATCTAAACCCTTATTTTGATCACAGTCTCTATAAAGCATCCTTTAAGGAAAACCAG GTAGGACAACTGTCAGGTGTTACTCCTGAGGCCATAAAAGCTCAAGATGGTGACACGGGCATCAACCAACCTGTAGTTTACAGCATTACAGAAG TCGTTCCTAATGAATATCGGAGCAACTTCAATATTGATGAAAGTACTGGGGTCATCTCGGTGACATCTGGACTAGACAGAGAGGAATATGAGCAGACAACAGTTTACATACAG GCAACTCAGCAGGATGATGCCAGTAAAACAGCGAATGCTGTGGTGAGCGTCACCATTGAGGACGAGAATGACAATTCACCGAAATTTGACCAGGATCAATACACAGTGCCTATTCCAGAAAATTCACCACAGGGCCAGTTTGTGATTCAGACAATAGTCACTGACCTAGACCTG GGAGGATTCAGTGGGACACTGCAGATTATTCCAGACTCCGTCCCTTTTTCCATCAACCCTGATGGGACTATTCTGGTGAAAAGTTCTGCAGACCTAGACAGAGAGACCACAGAAAGCTTCAGTTTTCAA gttgaaGCACAAGAGAAGCCTCCTTCCACCAACAAAGCAACAGCAGAAGTGACCATTGTCCTCCTGGATGAGAATGACAACAGTCCACGATTTACAACTTCCAATTATGAGGGCAAAGTTTTCAGCAATCAGACTGTAGGAATGCAGGTCGTCAAG GTTGAAGCAACAGATCGGGATGAAGGTCCAAATGGGGAAATCAGCTACTCCATTGAGTTTGGAAATGAGAAAGGTCATTTTGAAATCAATGAGAATGATGGAGTGATTACACTAGTTAAAGAAATCACCCTGGTGGACAACAAAATCTTTGAATTTGCACTCTATGTGACCGCAAAAGATG GGGGTACCATTAGCAGATCAACTTCTGCGATGGTGAATGTCAAGGCACCTGGAGATTCTCATCCTCAGTTCCTTCGGGACACCTACCAGGGACAAGTAGAGGAGGATCAGGCAGACGCAGACATCGTGAAG GTTGACTTCCTGTCCCTTGATCCTATGGTTCCTGTCATTTTAACCGTTGAGAGTGAAACCGACAAGTTCTCTATAAACCAGGACACAGGTGTTCTCTCGACCAAAGTCAAACTAGACTTTGAGGAGAAGAGCAGCTACACTGTGCAGGTGTCGATATCGGATGGTACTAACCGGGATGAGGCATCAGTCCTGGTTGAGGTGCTGGACATCAATGACAACAGTCCAGAGTTCGAAATTCACCCTGCAACTGTCCCAATACCAGAGGATCACAAGGTGGGAGATGATGTAACCTCCGTGACAGCCACCGATGCCGATTCAGAGTTTAATAGTGAAGTGCGATACACTCTCATGGGAGGTGTTGGGAGATTTAGTATTGACCAAGAATCAGGAGTGATAACCCTAGCAGCTCCCCTTGACAGGGAGACCCAAGATGAGTACCGCTTAGTAATCACTGCCCAAGATCAGGGTCGCCCGTCACGTTCCACAACCACCACTCTGGACATCTCCGTGACTGACATCAACGACAATGCTCCCATTTTTTCCAAACAACACTATGAGACCAAAGTGTCCGAGCATGCTGAAGTAGGATCAAGCGTCATTGACATCATGGCGACAGACAAGGATGATGGTGAAAATGCTGTTGTGACTTTTCACATTGTCAAACAGGAGCCTTCTTCAACACCACTCGTCTTTACCATTGATGAAAAGTCTGGCTCTATAAGCCTAGCTGGAAAGCTGGATTATGGCGAAGCTAAGCAGTACAGTCTAGAGGTGGAGGGAAGAGATGGAGGAAACCCCGTTCTCAATGGAAGTACTTTGGTAACTGTGTGGGTTGAGGACGTAAACGATAAAGCTCCTGTGTTCAGTAAGGACCAGTATGACATGTCCGTCTACGAAAACTCTGCAGGTGGAACTGCTCTGGAATCTCTGGAAGTTTCAGATGAGGATGAG GGTGGGTTCTCTAAAGGTCAGTTTATCATGGACAGTGATACATTCACCATCAACAGTCAAGGATTAATATCACTCAGGAGCGATGCCACCTTGGATAGAGAAAGTACAGACAAATACAATATTGAG GTAGTAGCTGTAGACCAGCCTGTTGATGGTTTTAGCTCCACAGCTCAGGTCACCATCACTGTTCTGGACGTCAACGACAACAACCCACAATTCCTTCCTCTCCCAGAGCCCATAGAGATTCAGGAAGGTGTGTACACTCCCTCAGCACCTGGAGACGTGTGCTTAATCTCAGCCACAGACTCCGACATTGGAGATAATGGACGTGTCACCATGACTCTTTCTTCTTACAGCAATATCTTCAGCTTCAAAGAT GATGGGACTCTACTAGCAATTGAGGAGCTGGATCGAGAGACAcaagatgtttatgatttggtCGTTGTCGCTGTGGATCATGGGAGCCCACAGGGAACT aacATCACCACAGTGAGGGTCAGTATCACAGACGTCAATGACAACGCTCCAGTCTTCAGCTCTGACACCTACAGCAAAAGCGTTGTGGTTAAAGATGCCAAGGTTGGAGAAGTGCTGCTGACGCTCTCTGCCACAGATAAAGATGCCGGATCAAACGCAATCATTAGCTACAG TTTCTCTGAAGCGTCTTCCATGGTTGCACTGGATGCTGAAACAGGAGACATCACTTTGACCTCTGACCTAAGTGAGGTCATAGAAGACACACTACTAACCCTTACTGCTACAGCGACAGATCACGGAGCGCCAGCAAAGTCTGATGAAG CCGAAGTCATGATCTACTTCCAAATTTCCTCCATCTCTGAGAGTGTGGCTTTTGAGAACTCCTCCTACAACTTCAAAATTAAGGAGAACGAACCTGAGGCCACAATAGTAGGCAAAGTCAAGGCCTTAACAGGGAGTCCAGTGGTTACAGTCAGCTATAACATGAAGACACACGAGGATGTCTTCTCTGTGGATGAGGAAGGAACCATAAAAGCTCTCAGACCACTggacaaggaggaagaggagtggAACATCCTCACCATTGAGGCCATAGACTCCAGAACTCCTCCAAACACTGCAGAGACAACG GTCAGTGTTCAGGTTGAGAATGTAAATGAGGCTCCTGTGTTTGACGCTGAAATGTACAAGGCAGAAATTTTCAGTATCACTCCATACAAATTCCCTGTAGTGAAGGTCCAG GCATCAGACCCTGATGTTGGCGAGAGCTCAGATTTGGTGTATTCACTACTAGAGCCCACATCTCTGGTGGAAGTGGAGGCAAACACTGGTCAGATCTATGTACTGGATGCATCTAGTGTTGGCAACGGTCTGTTCACTTTACATGTTAAAGCCACTGATAAACATGAACTGTTCACGACTACAAAACTTGAG TTCACGgtgaaagaaagtgaaagtgacaacATCGTGGTGCTCTCTCTAAACCAGCCTGTGTTCACAGTGGAGAAGAAGATACCAGAGATTGAAGA TTCCATGAAGAAAGCTTTAGGTTTGACTGTGAAAGTCCTCACTGTGAGAGCTCAAGATGGGATTGAGATGCGCACCATTCTCCGAGAATCTACAGCCAAGACTTACATCAGCTTCATTGCCATGGACTCCAGTGGTGCTGTCGTTGAAGCCACGGAAGTCAAAGA GAAACTGCAGAgtaatcaaaacactttaaaagcAGAACTGGAGAAAGTGTTTGGTTCTGATTTGGAGTTCAAAGTTGAGGATGGTTCTGGAAACAATTCGGAGGATTCCAGTCAAGTAGCAGTCATCGCACTCGGTGTTCTGCTGGCTGTAAGCATTGTGGGACTTATCATTGTGACAACTGTCTTTCTCGTTAG GAATAAGAAAATGAAGTACGTGGATTCTGACAAAGAGAGCTTCAATATTGGAAGAACCAATATCAGATCAAGTATTGACAGTAGTTTTCAGTTTTCCAG TAAAAAAGAAGAAGCCAAAGAG GTTGAGTTCAGTAACACGCGCGAGTCTGAAAGATATTCCGAAAATAATACGGATTTGAAAACTGGAAACAGCATCTCTGCATTTTGA
- the LOC128020128 gene encoding protocadherin Fat 1-like isoform X1: protein MLQKKQSFSSLPGFIIQAAPEKMDLFYILFILACLHINSVRSAIGSSEINCATGTDASVGSIQEGYEGEVEIITNIGPDDRLVLGDNLFPIGLEFLELIYSEGNPTATIQTKKPLDADALKEHGEKLYYSVNCLNTGMRNTRTLEVQDINDNPPIFQNKTLSAKVSETKSVGSDVLRVIAEDADVSPENNRITYSILPPAPDEFEVRQDGTIQLKQRLNYNNVQQYTFTVEAKDKGELSDTATVTIAVEDYDNLNPYFDHSLYKASFKENQVGQLSGVTPEAIKAQDGDTGINQPVVYSITEVVPNEYRSNFNIDESTGVISVTSGLDREEYEQTTVYIQATQQDDASKTANAVVSVTIEDENDNSPKFDQDQYTVPIPENSPQGQFVIQTIVTDLDLGGFSGTLQIIPDSVPFSINPDGTILVKSSADLDRETTESFSFQVEAQEKPPSTNKATAEVTIVLLDENDNSPRFTTSNYEGKVFSNQTVGMQVVKVEATDRDEGPNGEISYSIEFGNEKGHFEINENDGVITLVKEITLVDNKIFEFALYVTAKDGGTISRSTSAMVNVKAPGDSHPQFLRDTYQGQVEEDQADADIVKVDFLSLDPMVPVILTVESETDKFSINQDTGVLSTKVKLDFEEKSSYTVQVSISDGTNRDEASVLVEVLDINDNSPEFEIHPATVPIPEDHKVGDDVTSVTATDADSEFNSEVRYTLMGGVGRFSIDQESGVITLAAPLDRETQDEYRLVITAQDQGRPSRSTTTTLDISVTDINDNAPIFSKQHYETKVSEHAEVGSSVIDIMATDKDDGENAVVTFHIVKQEPSSTPLVFTIDEKSGSISLAGKLDYGEAKQYSLEVEGRDGGNPVLNGSTLVTVWVEDVNDKAPVFSKDQYDMSVYENSAGGTALESLEVSDEDEGGFSKGQFIMDSDTFTINSQGLISLRSDATLDRESTDKYNIEVVAVDQPVDGFSSTAQVTITVLDVNDNNPQFLPLPEPIEIQEGVYTPSAPGDVCLISATDSDIGDNGRVTMTLSSYSNIFSFKDDGTLLAIEELDRETQDVYDLVVVAVDHGSPQGTNITTVRVSITDVNDNAPVFSSDTYSKSVVVKDAKVGEVLLTLSATDKDAGSNAIISYSFSEASSMVALDAETGDITLTSDLSEVIEDTLLTLTATATDHGAPAKSDEAEVMIYFQISSISESVAFENSSYNFKIKENEPEATIVGKVKALTGSPVVTVSYNMKTHEDVFSVDEEGTIKALRPLDKEEEEWNILTIEAIDSRTPPNTAETTVSVQVENVNEAPVFDAEMYKAEIFSITPYKFPVVKVQASDPDVGESSDLVYSLLEPTSLVEVEANTGQIYVLDASSVGNGLFTLHVKATDKHELFTTTKLEFTVKESESDNIVVLSLNQPVFTVEKKIPEIEDSMKKALGLTVKVLTVRAQDGIEMRTILRESTAKTYISFIAMDSSGAVVEATEVKEKLQSNQNTLKAELEKVFGSDLEFKVEDGSGNNSEDSSQVAVIALGVLLAVSIVGLIIVTTVFLVRNKKMKYVDSDKESFNIGRTNIRSSIDSSFQFSSKKEEAKEVEFSNTRESERYSENNTDLKTGNSISAF, encoded by the exons GAGAAGTAGAGATTATCACTAATATCGGACCTGATGATCGTCTGGTGTTGGGGGATAATCTCTTTCCTATTGGTTTGGAATTTCTGGAGCTGATTTACTCTGAAGGAAACCCAACCGCTACTATACAGACCAAAAAACCCCTGGACGCTGATGCACTAAAGGAG CATGGAGAGAAATTATATTATTCAGTCAACTGCTTAAACACAGGG ATGAGAAACACCCGAACATTAGAGGTTCAGGACATCAATGACAACCCTCCGATCTTCCAGAACAAAACACTCAGTGCTAAAGTGTCAGAG ACGAAGAGTGTGGGTTCAGATGTGCTCCGGGTGATAGCTGAAGATGCAGATGTGTCTCCAGAAAACAACAGAATTACATATTCTATACTG CCTCCAGCACCAGATGAATTTGAAGTGAGACAGGACGGTACCATCCAGCTAAAACAACGTCTGAACTACAACAATGTTCAACAATACACCTTCACTGTGGAAGCTAAA GATAAAGGAGAACTCAGTGACACTGCAACAGTTACAATAGCGGTTGAAGATTATGACAATCTAAACCCTTATTTTGATCACAGTCTCTATAAAGCATCCTTTAAGGAAAACCAG GTAGGACAACTGTCAGGTGTTACTCCTGAGGCCATAAAAGCTCAAGATGGTGACACGGGCATCAACCAACCTGTAGTTTACAGCATTACAGAAG TCGTTCCTAATGAATATCGGAGCAACTTCAATATTGATGAAAGTACTGGGGTCATCTCGGTGACATCTGGACTAGACAGAGAGGAATATGAGCAGACAACAGTTTACATACAG GCAACTCAGCAGGATGATGCCAGTAAAACAGCGAATGCTGTGGTGAGCGTCACCATTGAGGACGAGAATGACAATTCACCGAAATTTGACCAGGATCAATACACAGTGCCTATTCCAGAAAATTCACCACAGGGCCAGTTTGTGATTCAGACAATAGTCACTGACCTAGACCTG GGAGGATTCAGTGGGACACTGCAGATTATTCCAGACTCCGTCCCTTTTTCCATCAACCCTGATGGGACTATTCTGGTGAAAAGTTCTGCAGACCTAGACAGAGAGACCACAGAAAGCTTCAGTTTTCAA gttgaaGCACAAGAGAAGCCTCCTTCCACCAACAAAGCAACAGCAGAAGTGACCATTGTCCTCCTGGATGAGAATGACAACAGTCCACGATTTACAACTTCCAATTATGAGGGCAAAGTTTTCAGCAATCAGACTGTAGGAATGCAGGTCGTCAAG GTTGAAGCAACAGATCGGGATGAAGGTCCAAATGGGGAAATCAGCTACTCCATTGAGTTTGGAAATGAGAAAGGTCATTTTGAAATCAATGAGAATGATGGAGTGATTACACTAGTTAAAGAAATCACCCTGGTGGACAACAAAATCTTTGAATTTGCACTCTATGTGACCGCAAAAGATG GGGGTACCATTAGCAGATCAACTTCTGCGATGGTGAATGTCAAGGCACCTGGAGATTCTCATCCTCAGTTCCTTCGGGACACCTACCAGGGACAAGTAGAGGAGGATCAGGCAGACGCAGACATCGTGAAG GTTGACTTCCTGTCCCTTGATCCTATGGTTCCTGTCATTTTAACCGTTGAGAGTGAAACCGACAAGTTCTCTATAAACCAGGACACAGGTGTTCTCTCGACCAAAGTCAAACTAGACTTTGAGGAGAAGAGCAGCTACACTGTGCAGGTGTCGATATCGGATGGTACTAACCGGGATGAGGCATCAGTCCTGGTTGAGGTGCTGGACATCAATGACAACAGTCCAGAGTTCGAAATTCACCCTGCAACTGTCCCAATACCAGAGGATCACAAGGTGGGAGATGATGTAACCTCCGTGACAGCCACCGATGCCGATTCAGAGTTTAATAGTGAAGTGCGATACACTCTCATGGGAGGTGTTGGGAGATTTAGTATTGACCAAGAATCAGGAGTGATAACCCTAGCAGCTCCCCTTGACAGGGAGACCCAAGATGAGTACCGCTTAGTAATCACTGCCCAAGATCAGGGTCGCCCGTCACGTTCCACAACCACCACTCTGGACATCTCCGTGACTGACATCAACGACAATGCTCCCATTTTTTCCAAACAACACTATGAGACCAAAGTGTCCGAGCATGCTGAAGTAGGATCAAGCGTCATTGACATCATGGCGACAGACAAGGATGATGGTGAAAATGCTGTTGTGACTTTTCACATTGTCAAACAGGAGCCTTCTTCAACACCACTCGTCTTTACCATTGATGAAAAGTCTGGCTCTATAAGCCTAGCTGGAAAGCTGGATTATGGCGAAGCTAAGCAGTACAGTCTAGAGGTGGAGGGAAGAGATGGAGGAAACCCCGTTCTCAATGGAAGTACTTTGGTAACTGTGTGGGTTGAGGACGTAAACGATAAAGCTCCTGTGTTCAGTAAGGACCAGTATGACATGTCCGTCTACGAAAACTCTGCAGGTGGAACTGCTCTGGAATCTCTGGAAGTTTCAGATGAGGATGAG GGTGGGTTCTCTAAAGGTCAGTTTATCATGGACAGTGATACATTCACCATCAACAGTCAAGGATTAATATCACTCAGGAGCGATGCCACCTTGGATAGAGAAAGTACAGACAAATACAATATTGAG GTAGTAGCTGTAGACCAGCCTGTTGATGGTTTTAGCTCCACAGCTCAGGTCACCATCACTGTTCTGGACGTCAACGACAACAACCCACAATTCCTTCCTCTCCCAGAGCCCATAGAGATTCAGGAAGGTGTGTACACTCCCTCAGCACCTGGAGACGTGTGCTTAATCTCAGCCACAGACTCCGACATTGGAGATAATGGACGTGTCACCATGACTCTTTCTTCTTACAGCAATATCTTCAGCTTCAAAGAT GATGGGACTCTACTAGCAATTGAGGAGCTGGATCGAGAGACAcaagatgtttatgatttggtCGTTGTCGCTGTGGATCATGGGAGCCCACAGGGAACT aacATCACCACAGTGAGGGTCAGTATCACAGACGTCAATGACAACGCTCCAGTCTTCAGCTCTGACACCTACAGCAAAAGCGTTGTGGTTAAAGATGCCAAGGTTGGAGAAGTGCTGCTGACGCTCTCTGCCACAGATAAAGATGCCGGATCAAACGCAATCATTAGCTACAG TTTCTCTGAAGCGTCTTCCATGGTTGCACTGGATGCTGAAACAGGAGACATCACTTTGACCTCTGACCTAAGTGAGGTCATAGAAGACACACTACTAACCCTTACTGCTACAGCGACAGATCACGGAGCGCCAGCAAAGTCTGATGAAG CCGAAGTCATGATCTACTTCCAAATTTCCTCCATCTCTGAGAGTGTGGCTTTTGAGAACTCCTCCTACAACTTCAAAATTAAGGAGAACGAACCTGAGGCCACAATAGTAGGCAAAGTCAAGGCCTTAACAGGGAGTCCAGTGGTTACAGTCAGCTATAACATGAAGACACACGAGGATGTCTTCTCTGTGGATGAGGAAGGAACCATAAAAGCTCTCAGACCACTggacaaggaggaagaggagtggAACATCCTCACCATTGAGGCCATAGACTCCAGAACTCCTCCAAACACTGCAGAGACAACG GTCAGTGTTCAGGTTGAGAATGTAAATGAGGCTCCTGTGTTTGACGCTGAAATGTACAAGGCAGAAATTTTCAGTATCACTCCATACAAATTCCCTGTAGTGAAGGTCCAG GCATCAGACCCTGATGTTGGCGAGAGCTCAGATTTGGTGTATTCACTACTAGAGCCCACATCTCTGGTGGAAGTGGAGGCAAACACTGGTCAGATCTATGTACTGGATGCATCTAGTGTTGGCAACGGTCTGTTCACTTTACATGTTAAAGCCACTGATAAACATGAACTGTTCACGACTACAAAACTTGAG TTCACGgtgaaagaaagtgaaagtgacaacATCGTGGTGCTCTCTCTAAACCAGCCTGTGTTCACAGTGGAGAAGAAGATACCAGAGATTGAAGA TTCCATGAAGAAAGCTTTAGGTTTGACTGTGAAAGTCCTCACTGTGAGAGCTCAAGATGGGATTGAGATGCGCACCATTCTCCGAGAATCTACAGCCAAGACTTACATCAGCTTCATTGCCATGGACTCCAGTGGTGCTGTCGTTGAAGCCACGGAAGTCAAAGA GAAACTGCAGAgtaatcaaaacactttaaaagcAGAACTGGAGAAAGTGTTTGGTTCTGATTTGGAGTTCAAAGTTGAGGATGGTTCTGGAAACAATTCGGAGGATTCCAGTCAAGTAGCAGTCATCGCACTCGGTGTTCTGCTGGCTGTAAGCATTGTGGGACTTATCATTGTGACAACTGTCTTTCTCGTTAG GAATAAGAAAATGAAGTACGTGGATTCTGACAAAGAGAGCTTCAATATTGGAAGAACCAATATCAGATCAAGTATTGACAGTAGTTTTCAGTTTTCCAG TAAAAAAGAAGAAGCCAAAGAG GTTGAGTTCAGTAACACGCGCGAGTCTGAAAGATATTCCGAAAATAATACGGATTTGAAAACTGGAAACAGCATCTCTGCATTTTGA